Genomic DNA from Frondihabitans sp. PAMC 28766:
CCGCTCGGTTGCAGCGCCCGTTCGTCACGGTCAAGTGGGCGTCGACGCTCGACGGCCGTGCCGCGGCCGACGACGGCACCAGCCAGTGGATCACGGGTGCCGCCGCGCGCCAGCACGTGCACGAGCAGCGAGCCGCGCACGACGCCATCCTCGTGGGCACGGGCACTCTCCTTGCCGACGACCCGTCTCTGACGGCGCGGGGCGACGGCGGAGAGCTGCTCGCCGACCAGCCGGTGCCTGTGGTCGTGGGCGAACGCGCAGTGCCCGAAGGGTCTCGCATCCTGCAGCACCCGCACCCGCTGATCGAAGAGCGAACGCGCGACCTCAGCGCCGTGCTCGCCGATCTGTTCGCCCGAGAGATCCGGAGTGTGTTCGTGGAGGGCGGGCCTACCATCGCCTCCGAGTTCATCCGCCGCGGTCTCGTCGACGACTATTTGATCTACCTCGCCCCGACCCTGGTGGGCGGATCACGACTCGCCCTCGGCGACATCGGGGTCGAGACACTCGACGAAGCACGCCGCCTGCGCGTGACCGCCGTCACCCCCCTCGGTGACGATCTCGCGATCGTCGCCCGCAATCAGAGCGGGAGCTCCTCATGACCGACACCCCAGCCGTGCGCCCGCAAGTCACCTTCGAGGTGGAGACCACCGTCCCCACCACCCACGGCACCTTCCGTATGCGCGCCTACCGCGACCTCGACACCGGGGCCGACCACATCGCGATCGTCGCGGGCGACCCCGTCGACGGCACCCTCGTCCGCGTCCACTCGGAGTGCCTCACCGGCGAGGCCTTCGGGTCGCTCAAGTGCGAGTGCGGGCCGCAGCTCGACGCCGCGCTCGATACGATCCACAACCACGGTGGCGTCGTCATCTACCTGCGCGGCCACGAGGGCCGCGGCATCGGCCTGATCAACAAGCTGCGTGCCTACAAGCTGCAGGAGGAGGGGCTCGACACCCTCGACGCGAACCTCGCCCTGGGTCTGCCGGCCGACAGCCGAGAGTACGGCGCGGCCGCCGACATCCTGCGGGATCTCGGCATCGCGTCGATCCGGCTGCTCAGCAACAACCCCGACAAGCAGGATCAGCTCACCGCGCACGACATCGAGGTGACCGAGATGGTGCCCCTCGTGGTCGGCGTCGGCGCGTTCAACGAGTCGTACCTCGACACCAAGCGCGACCGCATGGGCCACCGGCTGCCCGGCCACCTCGACACCGGGTACGACCCTGTCGCGTAGTGCGTTCTCAAGGCTCGTTCACGACAGCTGTCGGGCGAGCCGAAATGTTGCTGTAACATAGTCGACAGGTCGTCACAAACGATCGCCCACTTCCCGGTGGCGATGATGCGCGGGAGTCCTCCGCATCACCGTGCGCCGTCTCCCGTTCGCGTCTCCCCCAGCATCTGCTCCACCCGCCCGGCTTCTGTCGGCAGGCGTCGAGCGCCTTTGTCCGGAGACCCCCTCTCATGTCAGCCAGCACCGTGACGGCCCCGCCGTCGACCAACCCGGCCCCCGTCAACTCGAGAGCTCGCGTGATCGTCGCGAGCCTCATCGGCACCTCGATCGAGTTCTACGACTTCTACGCGTACGCGACGGCCGCCGTCCTCGTCTTCCCGACGCTCTTCTTCGCGAACTCCGACCCGACCGTCGCTCTCCTCGCCTCGTTCGCGGTGTTCGGTGTCGCCTTCGTCGCCCGCCCCATCGGCTCGATCGTCTTCGGCCACTTCGGCGACCGCATCGGCCGCAAGAACACGCTGATCGCGTCGCTCCTCACCATGGGCATCGCGACCGTGCTGATCGGCGTCCTGCCGGGGGCGACGACGTCAGGATGGCACACGCTCGCGCCGACCCTGCTGGTCATCCTCCGCTTCGCCCAGGGCTTCGGCCTCGGCGGCGAGTGGTCGGGCGCGGCACTGCTCGCGACCGAGAACGCCCCCGCCAAGAAGCGTGCGATCTACGGCACCTTCCCGCAGCTGGGCGCCCCGATCGGGTTCATGATCGCCAACGGTCTCTTCCTGATCCTCAACGTGACCATGTCGACGGCGTCGTTCGCCGCGTGGGGCTGGCGCATCCCCTTCCTCGGCAGCGCCGTGCTCGTGATCATCGGGCTCTACGCCCGCTTCAAGCTGGTCGAGACGCCCGCGTTCACCAAGGTCGTCGAGACCGGCAACGTGTCGAAGCTGCCGCTCGGGCGCGTCTTCCGCACCTCGTGGCGCCAGCTGATCCTCGGTACGTTCATCATGCTGGCGACCTACACGCTGTTCTACCTGATGACCACGTTCACGCTGACCTACGGCACGACCGCCTCGTCGGCGAAGTCCGCTGCAGCCGCCGCGAAGGCCGCAGGGAAGCCGTTCGCCGCCTCCGCCTTCGTGCCGGGCCTCGGCTACACGCGCGAGAACTTCCTGCTGATGCTGATCGTGGGCGTGGCGTTCTTCGGCATCTTCACACTCGTGTCGGGGCCGCTGGCCGAGCGTTTCGGGC
This window encodes:
- the ribD gene encoding bifunctional diaminohydroxyphosphoribosylaminopyrimidine deaminase/5-amino-6-(5-phosphoribosylamino)uracil reductase RibD gives rise to the protein MRRALTLAANGPARGPHARVGCVLLDAHGEVVAEGWHRGAGTAHAEVDALSHLAPGEAAGLTAVVTLEPCNHWGRTGPCSEALVEAGIGRVVFSVEDPGEHSGGGKERLRDAGIPVEEGLLADEVEEFMRRWLVAARLQRPFVTVKWASTLDGRAAADDGTSQWITGAAARQHVHEQRAAHDAILVGTGTLLADDPSLTARGDGGELLADQPVPVVVGERAVPEGSRILQHPHPLIEERTRDLSAVLADLFAREIRSVFVEGGPTIASEFIRRGLVDDYLIYLAPTLVGGSRLALGDIGVETLDEARRLRVTAVTPLGDDLAIVARNQSGSSS
- a CDS encoding MFS transporter — translated: MSASTVTAPPSTNPAPVNSRARVIVASLIGTSIEFYDFYAYATAAVLVFPTLFFANSDPTVALLASFAVFGVAFVARPIGSIVFGHFGDRIGRKNTLIASLLTMGIATVLIGVLPGATTSGWHTLAPTLLVILRFAQGFGLGGEWSGAALLATENAPAKKRAIYGTFPQLGAPIGFMIANGLFLILNVTMSTASFAAWGWRIPFLGSAVLVIIGLYARFKLVETPAFTKVVETGNVSKLPLGRVFRTSWRQLILGTFIMLATYTLFYLMTTFTLTYGTTASSAKSAAAAAKAAGKPFAASAFVPGLGYTRENFLLMLIVGVAFFGIFTLVSGPLAERFGRRRLLIAVTAGILVFGFLFAPLFSAGFAGAQGLLIIGFILMGLTFGPMGAVLPELFPANVRYTGSAISYNFSSILGAAVAPFIAVALWQAAHGSTWQVGLYLSAMAVITLVALILSRETRDVDYSSNLN